One genomic region from Anaerolineae bacterium encodes:
- a CDS encoding saccharopine dehydrogenase NADP-binding domain-containing protein: protein MKIVVLGGCGDMGSHVVHDLLQTSDAEVVIADYRIKLAEEMASKLGGKARAAFVDATSPTSLRKVLEGADAAVGCIGPFYKFALPLAKAALEAKVNYVDICDDYGPVEEILAMDEAARQAGITIITGLGWTPGITNILARRASEQLDEVDEIHIAWAGSPSDSKGLAVIMHVFYVSTGEVPTWSDGRLIRVKASSGRETVEFPPPLGKVKVFHCGHPEPITIPRYIKARNVSLKGALVPEWNNKLLNIFSAFGLINTPARRERIARLIHPIEGLFRAGGIPCSGARVTVKGRKDGQARTISYAVADRMGRLTGIPASIGAQWLARGLIQQKGAFAPEGCIEPEPFLEELAKRGIKVVEM, encoded by the coding sequence GTAATTGCCGATTACCGGATAAAATTAGCCGAAGAAATGGCCTCCAAGCTTGGGGGAAAAGCCAGAGCGGCTTTCGTAGATGCCACCAGCCCTACCTCGCTCCGGAAAGTCCTTGAAGGTGCCGACGCAGCAGTGGGATGCATCGGCCCGTTCTACAAATTCGCCCTGCCCCTGGCTAAGGCTGCCCTGGAAGCGAAAGTTAACTATGTTGATATCTGCGATGACTACGGCCCTGTGGAAGAAATTCTGGCCATGGATGAGGCCGCTCGCCAAGCGGGGATAACGATAATCACGGGCCTCGGGTGGACTCCAGGCATAACTAACATCCTGGCCCGTCGCGCGTCCGAGCAACTTGACGAAGTGGATGAGATCCACATAGCCTGGGCTGGAAGTCCTTCCGATTCAAAGGGGCTGGCGGTTATAATGCACGTGTTTTACGTATCTACCGGCGAAGTCCCCACCTGGTCCGATGGCCGCCTCATCCGGGTAAAAGCTTCCTCGGGAAGGGAAACCGTTGAATTTCCACCCCCACTGGGTAAAGTGAAAGTTTTCCACTGCGGCCACCCCGAGCCCATAACTATCCCTCGCTACATAAAAGCCAGAAACGTGTCCTTAAAGGGTGCTCTGGTTCCCGAATGGAACAACAAACTCCTGAACATTTTCAGTGCCTTTGGGCTAATAAACACCCCCGCCAGAAGGGAAAGGATTGCCCGCCTGATCCATCCCATTGAAGGCCTTTTCCGGGCCGGAGGAATACCCTGCTCCGGAGCCAGAGTCACCGTCAAAGGCCGCAAAGACGGCCAGGCCAGAACTATAAGCTACGCTGTGGCCGACCGAATGGGACGTCTCACAGGCATACCGGCTTCCATAGGTGCTCAGTGGCTGGCCCGCGGACTAATCCAGCAAAAAGGCGCCTTCGCCCCGGAAGGCTGCATAGAACCGGAGCCATTCCTGGAGGAACTGGCGAAGAGAGGGATTAAAGTGGTGGAAATGTAA